One window from the genome of Vibrio sp. VB16 encodes:
- a CDS encoding FAD-dependent oxidoreductase encodes MNDNKKKSAVVLGAGPAGLMAAWELVDAGFDVTIIEKENFAGGMCATQKFTGKHGDYRFDFGGHRFITKNPKLLSFVDQLMGEELLYAQRNSVIRYRGRIYQYPLVLSDLIRNAPFSLLIGGGFDLVKQLFKPKPQTRSKVSFAQWIESRFGKTLYKHFFEGYTAKLWGIDPKNLSGDWASQRISLIDLKDIARRMLPGKRSNVRTYARQYRYPKWGFGQLYSQLGTELENRGVKIIFNAEVTGLVLSEKNQIEAVKFVTNDEEDTIGSENIVATLPLPIMTKLTGFDSDLSFRSLRFMNMPMETDNISDNTWQYLSDPEIIGTRLQEPKRRSAYMAPEGRTSVMVEIPCNKDDEVWSMEGEKLRDKVLQDLETLKVDPNLATGEFFTSYSEHAYPLMDMGYQEKREAAITHLSQFENLIMTGRQGTFRYIFTDTAMEMGLMAAQSIIDGVDRRREIFDYRNENIVIEVQSVA; translated from the coding sequence ATGAATGACAATAAGAAAAAATCGGCCGTAGTTCTGGGGGCTGGGCCAGCTGGTTTAATGGCGGCGTGGGAGCTCGTGGACGCGGGTTTTGATGTCACCATTATCGAAAAAGAAAACTTTGCTGGAGGCATGTGTGCAACCCAAAAATTCACTGGTAAGCATGGTGACTATCGTTTCGATTTTGGTGGCCATCGCTTTATTACCAAGAACCCTAAGCTGCTCTCATTTGTCGACCAACTTATGGGAGAAGAGTTGCTGTACGCGCAAAGAAACAGCGTTATTCGGTATCGAGGTCGAATTTATCAATACCCTCTGGTACTGAGCGACTTAATAAGAAATGCACCATTTTCGCTATTAATCGGTGGTGGCTTTGACCTTGTGAAACAACTCTTTAAGCCTAAACCACAAACGCGATCAAAGGTCAGTTTTGCGCAGTGGATCGAGAGCCGGTTTGGTAAAACACTCTACAAACACTTTTTCGAAGGCTATACCGCGAAACTGTGGGGAATTGATCCCAAAAATCTATCAGGGGATTGGGCCTCACAGCGTATCAGTCTTATCGATTTAAAAGATATCGCTCGTCGTATGTTACCGGGTAAGCGTTCAAATGTGCGTACCTATGCTCGTCAATATCGCTACCCTAAGTGGGGGTTTGGTCAACTCTACAGCCAGTTAGGAACGGAGCTAGAGAATCGTGGCGTGAAGATAATCTTTAACGCTGAAGTAACGGGCTTAGTGCTGTCTGAAAAGAATCAGATTGAAGCGGTGAAGTTTGTCACCAATGATGAAGAAGATACCATCGGCTCAGAAAACATCGTTGCCACCCTGCCACTCCCGATAATGACAAAGCTGACCGGTTTTGATAGCGATTTAAGTTTTCGTTCATTGCGTTTTATGAACATGCCAATGGAAACGGACAATATCTCCGATAATACGTGGCAATACCTTTCCGATCCGGAAATTATTGGTACTCGACTTCAAGAACCGAAACGCCGTTCAGCGTATATGGCTCCCGAAGGAAGAACCTCGGTGATGGTAGAAATACCATGTAATAAAGATGATGAGGTATGGTCGATGGAAGGCGAAAAGCTTCGCGATAAGGTTTTGCAAGATCTTGAGACCCTTAAGGTTGATCCCAATTTGGCAACTGGGGAGTTCTTTACCTCATACAGCGAACATGCCTATCCGCTTATGGATATGGGATATCAAGAGAAGCGTGAAGCCGCGATAACCCACCTTTCCCAGTTCGAAAATCTGATCATGACGGGCCGACAAGGCACGTTTAGATACATATTTACTGATACGGCGATGGAGATGGGTCTGATGGCCGCGCAATCCATCATCGATGGCGTCGATCGTCGTCGTGAGATCTTTGATTATCGAAATGAAAACATAGTAATAGAGGTTCAGAGTGTGGCTTAG
- a CDS encoding multiheme c-type cytochrome, which translates to MLISSKDKLLKGLAFLLMALISHNAIAGDKSRSIRFNQDKSRIYSANFDAGSVSILSREDGLIIKEKTIGRDIRRIAFSDDQTLLLATDYLQDKVVMLDANSLEVISETPVPARPFGVVFSPENQLFYVTSFEKDKLLLIDRSGALIETVTTQPSPRGLALTDDNRLLVTHALTGQVSIYDVSAIKPALLKVIQLADSEENKSKTVSQGKPRRLDNIVISPDGSTAWLPHVLWSFGHDFQFQSTVFPAISILDLEVGNEQEIEQERKQLFKQINIIESGNRTRIVSNPHDGEFSEDGKKVIFTLAGSEDLLVFDLSRQGKKNKNRHRRKKFQGGVKATQIYRGVPGDNPKGLLISGRELYVQNAMSLNIAKFDTGESGPFAKVKLAEGNFASLVLFDPLPSQLRLGKTLFNSANTADYAEFPMAGDFWMSCNSCHIDGFNFTNRQLMEDGRKNRFENALTGHVDVRKMIAGDPVGAYVDIIQKTQGGMGGDSREGASALVDVENPPVKVAKMMTALNEYVRAQENLPYLSTWLRLDDKRRYTHPDEWVNSAECADCHTTIYDQWADSNHGMNMDHPYYRQHEDLAAKVEGEEFRVLCRGCHTPQMVINGDNKPLKEFGDMYEKAGESLVEAFVHGRSVNERGTGCVFCHRITKAENAGGNTDMTVNLKDREAYIFEDANTSLLKWLSEKQINAAPDKHKASYSNPELYQSSLYCATCHNEFTTGQGAIINDNFGEWLASPFNSPENPSKHKTCIDCHMTQDVTDFDNRVAGQSTDDGPIKSNMRSHHFVGGNYYFTGMRNPEHKKLSIDILKTALTLQVEKTGNQLTASITNANSGHDMPGGARRQVWLEVIATDANGKKVFESGVMKDGYIPKDARKFVKVGVDKEGKPVGQLFWRYVKIGKDTRIKSGQTRREVFELPTEVEYPLTVSTRVLYQVFAKALTEKVKKAFPEENIPTPEVIELEKMVSVYEAQ; encoded by the coding sequence ATGTTAATAAGCAGTAAAGATAAGCTATTGAAAGGGTTGGCGTTTCTGTTAATGGCCTTGATTTCACATAATGCGATAGCAGGCGATAAGAGCCGCTCTATCCGTTTTAATCAAGACAAATCGCGTATTTACAGTGCGAACTTTGATGCGGGTAGTGTCAGTATTCTTTCCCGTGAAGATGGCCTGATAATAAAGGAAAAAACGATAGGACGAGATATTCGTCGTATTGCGTTTAGTGATGACCAAACGTTGCTCTTGGCGACGGATTATCTACAAGACAAAGTGGTGATGTTAGATGCCAACTCGCTTGAAGTTATATCAGAAACTCCCGTTCCTGCACGCCCTTTTGGCGTGGTATTCAGCCCTGAAAATCAGCTCTTTTACGTCACTAGTTTTGAAAAAGACAAATTACTACTCATCGATCGCTCTGGTGCACTGATTGAAACGGTAACGACTCAGCCTTCGCCACGAGGATTGGCGTTGACCGACGATAACCGTTTATTGGTAACTCATGCCTTAACGGGGCAGGTATCGATCTATGATGTATCTGCGATAAAACCTGCGTTGTTGAAAGTGATTCAACTCGCCGATAGTGAAGAAAATAAAAGCAAAACCGTTTCACAGGGCAAACCACGGAGACTAGATAATATTGTCATCTCCCCAGATGGCAGCACGGCGTGGCTTCCTCATGTGCTTTGGTCTTTTGGTCATGATTTTCAGTTTCAATCAACGGTGTTTCCAGCTATCTCCATCCTAGATCTAGAGGTTGGTAATGAACAGGAAATCGAACAAGAGCGAAAGCAGCTGTTTAAGCAAATCAATATCATAGAGAGTGGAAATCGTACCAGAATTGTTTCCAATCCCCACGATGGTGAGTTTAGTGAAGACGGGAAGAAGGTTATCTTTACGTTGGCAGGTTCGGAAGATCTTTTGGTTTTCGATTTATCCAGACAAGGAAAGAAAAACAAAAATCGCCACCGCCGTAAGAAATTTCAAGGAGGGGTAAAAGCCACCCAGATATATCGCGGTGTACCGGGTGATAACCCTAAAGGACTATTGATCAGCGGTAGAGAGCTGTATGTGCAGAATGCGATGTCATTGAATATTGCCAAATTTGATACCGGTGAATCGGGGCCTTTTGCTAAAGTAAAACTCGCGGAAGGCAATTTTGCCTCTTTGGTCTTATTCGATCCATTGCCAAGTCAGCTTCGTCTAGGTAAAACGTTATTCAATAGCGCTAACACCGCCGATTATGCCGAATTTCCTATGGCCGGTGATTTTTGGATGAGCTGTAATTCTTGTCATATCGACGGATTTAATTTCACAAATCGTCAGTTGATGGAAGATGGCAGAAAAAATCGATTTGAGAACGCTTTGACGGGGCATGTTGATGTAAGAAAAATGATTGCAGGTGACCCTGTTGGGGCGTATGTCGATATCATTCAAAAGACTCAAGGTGGTATGGGAGGTGACTCGCGGGAGGGTGCTTCTGCATTGGTTGACGTTGAAAATCCGCCAGTAAAAGTGGCGAAAATGATGACCGCGTTGAATGAGTATGTACGCGCTCAAGAGAACCTACCGTACCTCTCTACGTGGCTGAGATTAGATGACAAGAGACGTTATACTCATCCGGATGAATGGGTCAATTCGGCTGAATGTGCGGATTGCCATACTACGATCTACGATCAATGGGCAGATTCGAATCACGGTATGAATATGGATCACCCTTACTATCGTCAACATGAAGATCTGGCCGCAAAAGTTGAAGGCGAAGAATTTAGAGTGTTATGCCGAGGCTGTCATACGCCACAGATGGTGATTAATGGTGACAATAAGCCGTTAAAAGAATTTGGCGATATGTACGAAAAAGCAGGCGAATCTCTGGTTGAGGCGTTTGTTCATGGTCGCTCGGTGAACGAAAGAGGAACAGGGTGTGTGTTCTGTCATCGTATCACCAAGGCAGAAAATGCCGGTGGCAATACTGACATGACGGTTAATCTTAAAGACAGAGAAGCGTATATTTTTGAGGATGCCAATACCAGTCTACTTAAATGGTTATCGGAAAAACAGATAAATGCCGCACCAGACAAACACAAAGCGTCTTACTCGAACCCAGAGCTGTACCAAAGTTCACTCTACTGTGCGACGTGCCATAACGAATTCACGACCGGACAAGGGGCAATCATTAATGATAACTTTGGTGAGTGGTTAGCATCACCGTTTAATTCGCCGGAAAATCCGTCCAAACACAAAACTTGCATCGACTGTCATATGACGCAGGATGTCACGGACTTCGATAATCGCGTTGCAGGCCAATCGACAGACGACGGTCCTATTAAATCGAATATGCGTTCCCATCATTTTGTTGGCGGTAACTACTACTTTACAGGAATGAGAAACCCAGAACATAAGAAACTGAGTATCGATATTCTTAAAACGGCTCTTACGTTGCAGGTGGAAAAAACAGGCAATCAATTGACCGCGAGTATCACCAATGCTAACTCCGGGCACGATATGCCGGGCGGTGCACGTAGACAAGTTTGGTTAGAAGTGATTGCGACAGACGCCAATGGTAAAAAGGTATTTGAAAGCGGTGTGATGAAGGACGGATATATTCCTAAAGACGCCCGCAAATTCGTTAAGGTTGGGGTGGATAAAGAGGGCAAGCCAGTAGGACAACTTTTCTGGCGATACGTGAAGATCGGGAAAGATACTCGTATAAAATCGGGTCAAACTCGTCGCGAAGTATTTGAGTTGCCGACAGAGGTCGAATATCCCCTTACCGTGTCAACGCGTGTGCTTTATCAGGTGTTCGCTAAGGCGCTAACGGAAAAAGTGAAGAAGGCGTTTCCTGAAGAGAATATTCCAACCCCTGAAGTGATTGAATTGGAAAAAATGGTGTCTGTATATGAGGCGCAATAA
- a CDS encoding AraC family transcriptional regulator → MNAKIPYTRIEKLLDYIHDNIQEPLSLDELAAKSCWSRWQLQRVFQAYTGFSVAQYVREIKLSQAALMVLDGKHRILDVAYEFGFNSEIAFSRAFKQFFGVSPKRYQSNGLKTGIKTPLTKPIKSSESVFYPENTLYQVRLEHKNAFSINGVPSIIRGLQSPEPDFSSTVPYAWETFFKQTDLTNVVNVPHIGIIDMSPSQVDGELIYWAGVEKIMAEKSSNNGLICKKLEIGESSYAVLPYQGDVDEFYKAVTWLVAMWLPESGYKAVDNAFEMEIYHPPFDNDQRTILAEYWLPIYQ, encoded by the coding sequence GTGAACGCGAAGATACCTTATACCAGAATAGAAAAATTGCTCGACTATATACATGACAATATTCAGGAGCCATTAAGCCTAGACGAGTTAGCCGCGAAAAGCTGCTGGTCTAGGTGGCAATTGCAGAGAGTTTTTCAGGCGTATACCGGTTTCAGTGTGGCGCAATATGTTCGGGAAATTAAGCTCAGTCAAGCAGCATTAATGGTGCTTGATGGAAAGCACCGCATATTAGATGTGGCGTATGAATTTGGGTTTAATTCCGAGATAGCTTTTAGCCGAGCCTTTAAGCAGTTCTTCGGTGTATCACCTAAACGCTATCAATCGAACGGATTAAAGACGGGAATTAAAACGCCTTTGACCAAGCCAATTAAGAGCAGTGAATCCGTATTCTATCCAGAAAATACGCTCTATCAAGTTCGCTTGGAACACAAAAATGCTTTTTCTATCAATGGCGTGCCGTCGATAATTAGAGGACTTCAGTCGCCAGAACCCGATTTTTCTAGCACGGTTCCTTACGCGTGGGAGACATTCTTTAAGCAAACGGATCTCACTAATGTGGTTAACGTACCCCATATAGGCATCATTGATATGTCGCCTAGTCAGGTAGATGGAGAACTTATCTATTGGGCGGGCGTGGAGAAAATAATGGCAGAAAAGTCCTCAAATAATGGATTAATTTGCAAGAAGCTAGAAATAGGAGAGAGCAGCTACGCCGTCTTGCCATATCAAGGCGATGTCGATGAATTTTATAAAGCCGTAACTTGGTTAGTCGCAATGTGGCTTCCTGAATCTGGGTATAAAGCGGTAGACAATGCGTTTGAAATGGAGATTTATCACCCGCCTTTCGATAATGATCAACGAACGATACTCGCCGAATATTGGTTGCCTATTTATCAATAA
- a CDS encoding FTR1 family iron permease yields MFASFLITLREGLEAFLLVGIALSYLGKLNARHLNKYIYIGVFVGLVMSLAIAFVFQVVVDQFSNERYQNYLMAGILLFATGVLTYMAIWMQNQAKNQVAQMQENINSMVTTGNLIGLVSLSMLAILREGFETILFFSALMYSSLGELSAQDAIMGGLLGLFVAYGLVWFMMKSTKRVPLALFFKWTSLLIIIIAAGLLSSAINMLQAGHLIPIYYPQVFDISHILDDRDVFGTFLRALFGYNSSPGLLPLTVWSVYMLIFVRFWQQGYKQA; encoded by the coding sequence ATGTTTGCAAGTTTTCTTATCACCCTAAGAGAAGGGTTAGAAGCCTTTTTATTAGTCGGTATCGCGCTTTCCTATCTAGGGAAGCTTAATGCTCGTCACTTAAATAAGTATATCTATATAGGTGTGTTTGTTGGCCTCGTTATGTCCCTAGCCATTGCGTTTGTTTTTCAAGTGGTCGTGGACCAGTTTAGCAACGAACGTTACCAAAACTACCTAATGGCGGGAATATTGTTGTTTGCCACGGGCGTACTGACTTATATGGCTATCTGGATGCAGAATCAGGCCAAAAATCAAGTGGCACAGATGCAGGAAAACATCAACAGTATGGTGACAACAGGTAACCTGATTGGGTTGGTCTCTCTATCTATGCTTGCCATTCTGCGTGAAGGGTTTGAAACCATCCTGTTTTTCTCTGCACTGATGTATTCCAGCCTTGGAGAACTAAGTGCACAGGACGCGATTATGGGGGGGCTTTTGGGCCTATTTGTAGCGTATGGCTTGGTCTGGTTTATGATGAAAAGCACCAAGAGAGTGCCATTGGCGCTGTTTTTTAAATGGACAAGTTTGCTCATTATCATTATTGCGGCGGGGCTGCTTTCTTCTGCCATTAACATGCTGCAAGCGGGTCATCTTATCCCTATATACTATCCGCAGGTTTTTGATATATCGCATATTCTGGATGATCGAGACGTGTTTGGTACCTTTTTGAGAGCGTTATTTGGTTACAACTCATCACCTGGTTTATTGCCGCTCACCGTCTGGTCAGTATATATGTTGATTTTCGTTCGCTTTTGGCAACAAGGATATAAACAAGCATGA